Genomic window (Vampirovibrionales bacterium):
AAGCGCCTCGGCGCCCACTTGCGCCTCGATTTTTTCAAGGAAGGCCTGAGCATGCGCGCGCACATCGTCCGGAAACGTCCGCAGCAAGTCCAGAACTTCAATCAGCAGGGGGTCGTGATCGTACCAGCGCTTGCCTAACTGGGGCGCAGCATCGTCCTGGCTCATACGGCGCGATTCTCCATGGGTTGCGATGAGGCGGCGTCGTCTTCAACCGTCACGCGGGCAATATCAGCGCCAAGCGCCTGAAGTTTGGCGTCCAGCGTCTCGTAACCGCGATCCAGATGTTCCAGACCCTCGATTTCGCTGACGCCGCGCGCATGCAGGGCGGCGATCACCAGGGCGGCGCCCGCCCGTAAATCGCTGGCGCGTACCTGCGCCCCGCTCAGGAAAGGCGCGCCGGTGACAATGGCGACGTTGCCGTCCTGCTCAATCTGCGCGCCCATCCGCTTGAGGTTGCCCACCTGGCGGAAGCGGTTCTCGTAAATGGTCTCGCGAATCACGCCCACGCCGTCGGCGATCGTCAGCAGGGCCATCATCGGGGCCTGCAAATCGGTGGGGAAGCCGGGATACGGCAGCGTTACGATATTTTGAGCCATCAGCCGCCGGGTGGCGAGAATGCGCACCGAGTTCGGGGTCGGGGTTTCAATCTCTGCCCCCATTTCCACGAGTTTATAGATCTCGGTCTGCATATGGGCCGGGTTGACGCGATGCAGCGTGACATCCCCCTGTGCGCCGGCTGCGGCCATTAAATAAGTCATCGCCTCAATGCGATCGGGGACAACCGTATAGCTGCCGCCGCGCAACGACGCGCGCGACACGCCCTGAATCACAATCCGGCTGGTCCCCGCGCCGCTGACGTCAGCGCCCAGCGTATTGAGGAAGTTGGCCAGATCAATGATCTCCGGCTCCTGGGCCGCATTGGCGATCACGGTCGCCCCGTCGGCCAGAACGGCCGATACCATAATATTCTCCGTGGCGCCCACGCTGGGGATATCCAGCACAATCTCAGAGCCCCGCAGTTGAGACGCCTTCGCCTCGACATAGCCGTGAACAATCTCCACGTCAGCCCCGAGCGCTTGTAATCCCATCACGTGCAGGTCGATGCCGCGCTTGCCGATGGAGCATCCGCCCGGCAGAGAGACGCGCGCCTCGCCAAAGCGTCCCAGCAACGGCCCCAATACGTTAAAACTGGCCCGCATGCGGCTGACCAGTTCGTAGGGAGCTTCGTTACAGGTAATCGAGTCGGCCTGAATCCACATTTCCGCCCCGGCTTGCGTGACGCGACAGCCGAGGTGGCGCAGTACGTCGGCCATCACATTGACGTCGCTCAATTGCGGCACGTTGGTTAAATGCACGGGCTGAGGGGTGAGCAACGAGGCGGCCATCAGCTTTAAGACAGAATTCTTGGCCCCGGAGACGGCGATCTCCCCGTGAAGGCGGCGTCCGCCTGTAACGATTAGCTTGTCAGGCACGCGGAATCCTCCAAGGGTGAAACAGAGATGCGGGTCGTCTTCGTGAGGGTCATACTGATCTCGTATGAGAGGGCCTTGGGTGACGGACTTTCAAAAGAGGCGGCTGCGTAACCCCGCCCGCCGGGCGGATAACGCGCAGACCAAAGCGGCGGAACGAGAGCGCCGGGCCCACATGCTCCTTATCATAACATAGCCTGCGGCGTTCACTGGCGCCCGCTTCAGATAGAGGAGATTCTGCTTCTTTATTATGGTCGCTGGGGGGCTCGACCTGTTGGGCGTCCTGGCGCTAGACTGGCAAGCGGTATCAACGCGAGATTCGCGCCCATGACGTCACCGCCTTTCAATTTATCCGCTGATCAGCCGCTGCCGGTCGATTTCTTTGCGCGCGACACGCTGAGCGTCGCCCGCGAATTGCTGGGATGCCGCTTACGCGCCCGCTTGCCCGGCCATCCGGCTCCGCTCGACTGCCGGATTGTCGAGACCGAAGCCTACACCCAGGACGATCCCGCCTGCCATGCCTTTCGCAAGCAAACGGGCCGCGCGGCGACGCTGTTTAAAGAGCCGGGGCTGGCTTACGTCTACCTCATTTACGGCATGTATTATTGCCTGAATGTCGTCACAGAGCCTGCGGGCCGGGCGGGCGCCGTGCTGTTTCGCGCGCTTCAGCCGCTGAATGACGACGCTGGCGCGCTGCGCACTCACGGTCCGGGCCGTCTCACGCGGGCGCTCGGCATTACCCGCGAGCGGCATAACGAAATCGATCTAACGCATCCCGACAGCGAGCTGACTCTGTGGGCGGCTGATGCGCCCCTGCCGACCGGGCAACCGATCGTCGCCACCGGGCGCATCGGTATTTCTCAGGGCGTGGATCTCCCGTGGCGCTTCTATCTGGCCGGAAATCCCTGGGTCTCGGTTCCGGCTGAAAAAACCCCTAAAAAATGGCGGAAGTGACAGGAGTCGAACCTGCAACCCCGTGAGGGGCGACCGCTTTCGAGGCGGCTTCCTAACCATTCGGATCACTTCCAGAGGCTATTCAATTGTGAGGGTCATTATACCCAAAACCCGCCGGGCTGGAAGCCCCTCGAAAACCTTGCGGGCAAAGACCGTCCGGGTACGGTTGACACTGCAAATCCCTCGCGCGTACAATCAGGCAGACCGGGCCGCAGTACCGCGCGCTTGCTGAAAGGCGGCGAACGGGCTTGCGTCGGGGTGGCGGAATTGGTAGACGCGCACGTTTGAGGGGCGTGTGGAGCAATCCGTGGGGGTTCAAGTCCCCCCCTCGACACCATCTCCTCTTCCAGAGCGGCCCGGTATCGGGTAGAGAGAGGCCGCCAGAACAGGCCATAGCCAGAATAAGCCACAGAAGGACGCTGGTTATCTATGCATCAGGTGTCAGATCGCTTCGGGACTCGCCTCGGCGGTTTGTGTCGTTCGCTGATTGGGTTTCCCGGACTGTCTGGCGTGTTTTTCATGCTGGCTTTTTTGTTTGCGCTCTGGGCGCCTGCGCTGACGCGCCTGAATATTAATATTCTGAATGATAGTGACACCTGCTGGCTGATCAAAACAGGCGAGTGGATTCTTTCCCATGGGGCGCTGCCCGCGACCAACCCGTTTTCTGCCGGAATCGCTTCTCTGGCGGCTGTTCCCATCGTCTGCTATCAGTGGCTGTTTGAAGTTGCGCTGGCGCTTGCTTTTCGCGCCGCCGGGCTGCATGGCGTGGTGCTGTTGATCGCAGCGATTTTCGGCCTGACGTTTGTGATCCTGGTGCGCTGGCTGTACCGAAAAGGATTTGCGAGCGTTCCTGATATCGTCCTCAGTGGCGCGTTCGCCCTGGCCGGACTTGCGCCTTTTGCCATCGCGCGCCCGATGTCATGGAGCCTGATATTGACTGCGTTGCTGATGGCGCTTTTCTCTCGTGATCACGGTGGATCCAGGGCTCCGTGGCGTCGGCGCTGGATTTTCCTGCCGCTACTGTTTCTGGTGTGGGCCAATACTCATTTAGGCTTTTTGCCGGGCCTGGCCATTCTGGCTGTCTACTGCGCCGCACAAGCGATCGCCGTGCGCCAATGGCAGCCGATGGCGCTGTGGGCGCTGTGCGCGCTGGCCACGCTGGTGAATCCGTATGGCGCGACGCTGTACAGTTATTTTGCGCAACTGGCCGACAGCCCCTACATGAATCAAAGTATTATGGAGCTGAAGTCGCCGGCGTTTCACTTAGAGCCGTCCCGTCTGGCGCTGTATGTGACGCCGGTGATTGCCGCCGTTTTTCGAGGGGGCGACCCGCGTCTTCGCGCTGCCGACCGCGTGCTGCTGGCGCTCACGTTTCCGCTGGCGCTGTTATCGTTGCGCCATTATTATCTGTTCGCCCTCGCTGGCTTGCCGTTTGTCGCAAGCGCCGTTTCCGGCGTGGCAGGGGCGATACGACAGGCGTGGGCGCGGCGAACGCCTGCGGGCGCCAATGGTCCTGCGCTTTTCTCAGGATTTTCTCTGGAAAACGATAAGCCGGCGTTGTTCATCGCGTTGATACTGGCGATGGGGCTGATACTCGCAAATGTTCGCGCTTTTCCCGCTTCGTTCCCATTTAGCGCTGCTTTCGCGGGCGCTTTCGCCTATTTGCGCGATCATCCCCCGCCCGGGCTCGTGATTTCGCGGCCTCATGTGGGCAGCTATCTGCTGTGGTCGAATTTAAAAACCCGCGGTATTCTGGATTCCCGCATGGATATGTATGGCGACCGCTGGTCAGCAGCCTCTCAAAATGCGTTCTGGTTTCTGCCGGGGTGGGAATCGTATGCGCGGCGTCATGGCGTTGTGGCGTGGGTGTTTACGCGAGAGGACTTAAGCGGCGCTCAGTGCGAATTCCCGGCAAAACCCTTGCGCGTGGCGTACCACGACAAAAGCATGTGCGTCGTCCTCTTGCAGCCGCGCGCCAAAGATCAAAGCCCGTAAGCGCCTTCATCGACGTTGGCGCCGCTGAGGATGCTCACCACCCGATGCCCCTCGGCCAGCAGGCGGGCGACCACGGCGGGAGACGCCGCCGCGCCGGAAGCCCCTTCGACCAGCCGTCCCAGCTCGGCGCGGACGCAGGCCAGACCGCTTTGAATGGCATCGTCGGGAATCTCGCGCAGATTCACGCCCAGACGCATCAGCAGGCGCTGATTGGTCGGACTCATCTGCAATACGCGAATGGCGTCGCCGTAGGGCGAATTCATATCCGCCAGCCGCAGCCCGTTCAGATGCAGCGTTTGATTGCGCAGGCGCGCGTCTTCGGCAAAGCCAAAGCGCAGGGCGGTGGAAATCCCCAGTAGCAGCCCGCCGCCGCCCACTGGCGAGACCAGCGATACCGGCCGCCGTTCTTCCCAGGAGTCGGTTTGCTGCGACAGATGCGCGCGCAATTGATCAATCAACTCGAGTCCAATGGTGCCTTGCCCGGAAATCACGTCGTAGTCGCCAAAGGGATCGACGTAATGATCCCCGCGTTGGGCCCGAAGACGCGCCACGGTGCGGGCGTCCTCGAACGATTGTCCCTGCATGACCAGTTCTGCGCGCAAGGCGCTGCGATCGCGCAGTTGTTCAATCGTGTGCAGCAGCTTTTCGCGCTTCATCGAAGCGATGTTTTCTGGAACGACAATTGTCGCGGTCAGGGGGGTCGGCGACTTTTCCTGAATCAGTTCGGCGGCCTTCAGCACGCCGAGCGCATGATTGCCGGTGGAGACTGTTACAAAGGCGCGGCGCCCTTTATCATAGGCGCGCAGCATCGCGACCATGGCGCCGCGGACTTTATAGGCGCGCGTGACGGTCTGCGTCTCGCATTTGAACCAGTGCGCCGCGCCGCTGGCCGCCTGAACCAGCGGCGTAATGGCGAAATCCGAGCGCTCCGACGATTCGGGCAGTCGCAGCGCCTTGACGTACGGGCGCAGGCGCGAGCGTGCGTCGCGAATGGCGTCAAACAGATGCTCAAGCGTCCATTGGTCCGGCACTTTGCTTTGATTAACGGCCATGACAGACTCCAGACTCTGCGGCGCAAGGCGTAGAGGCGGCGACGCGGGAAAACGAGAGAACGAATGATGGACCAGCATAAGACGCGGACTCCTGGGCTCTTATGAGCAAAAACCGCCGGAGCGAGAGGCCCGGCGGTTTTTGAGGAAAGCGTTTAAAAGATGCTCGCATTCAAACCCCACCGGATAATAACGCATAGCCGGTAATTCGAATGGCGATTTCGGGAGACTGAAGAGGCATCCAGACAATCCCTTTCTGGAAACGGCGGCGGTTGAATGGGCGCGCGAGACACATTAATTCTACCCGCATTATAGCCAGACCGTTGGTAAAATCCAAGGGGGTGCGGCTTCAGGCTCAGCGCTCGCTGCGCTTACATCATGCTTTTTTCGTAGCTGTACAGGCTGTGGACGCCGCCTTCCGCCTGAGCGGCGGGCGATCGGCGCTCAAAGGCCAGACGGTTGGCGTACAAGGCTTCATGCAGCGCCGCGACGTTGCGCGCGCCCAAATCCTGAAACCCATGGCGAATGCCGTGAATCAGGTACGGCGCAAAGCGATGAATCGATCCCTTGTCCACCACCGAGCCCGAGACGCCCTGGGCCACGCGAATGCGGTCCTTCTCGCTGAAATAACGCGAGGCGCTGCCCTTGTTCATGGCCTCGACCGAGCCCATGCCCCGGTATTTTTTCAGTCGCACGCCGTCTTTGTAAAAATAATCGCCCGGCGCTTCTTCTGTACCGGCGAGCATCGAGCCCATCATGACCGTCGAAGCGCCCAGGGCCAAGGCTTTGGTGATATGACCAATCGTCGAAACGCCGCCGTCGGCCAATACCG
Coding sequences:
- the murA gene encoding UDP-N-acetylglucosamine 1-carboxyvinyltransferase, yielding MPDKLIVTGGRRLHGEIAVSGAKNSVLKLMAASLLTPQPVHLTNVPQLSDVNVMADVLRHLGCRVTQAGAEMWIQADSITCNEAPYELVSRMRASFNVLGPLLGRFGEARVSLPGGCSIGKRGIDLHVMGLQALGADVEIVHGYVEAKASQLRGSEIVLDIPSVGATENIMVSAVLADGATVIANAAQEPEIIDLANFLNTLGADVSGAGTSRIVIQGVSRASLRGGSYTVVPDRIEAMTYLMAAAGAQGDVTLHRVNPAHMQTEIYKLVEMGAEIETPTPNSVRILATRRLMAQNIVTLPYPGFPTDLQAPMMALLTIADGVGVIRETIYENRFRQVGNLKRMGAQIEQDGNVAIVTGAPFLSGAQVRASDLRAGAALVIAALHARGVSEIEGLEHLDRGYETLDAKLQALGADIARVTVEDDAASSQPMENRAV
- a CDS encoding DNA-3-methyladenine glycosylase; translation: MTSPPFNLSADQPLPVDFFARDTLSVARELLGCRLRARLPGHPAPLDCRIVETEAYTQDDPACHAFRKQTGRAATLFKEPGLAYVYLIYGMYYCLNVVTEPAGRAGAVLFRALQPLNDDAGALRTHGPGRLTRALGITRERHNEIDLTHPDSELTLWAADAPLPTGQPIVATGRIGISQGVDLPWRFYLAGNPWVSVPAEKTPKKWRK
- a CDS encoding pyridoxal-phosphate dependent enzyme, with product MLVHHSFSRFPASPPLRLAPQSLESVMAVNQSKVPDQWTLEHLFDAIRDARSRLRPYVKALRLPESSERSDFAITPLVQAASGAAHWFKCETQTVTRAYKVRGAMVAMLRAYDKGRRAFVTVSTGNHALGVLKAAELIQEKSPTPLTATIVVPENIASMKREKLLHTIEQLRDRSALRAELVMQGQSFEDARTVARLRAQRGDHYVDPFGDYDVISGQGTIGLELIDQLRAHLSQQTDSWEERRPVSLVSPVGGGGLLLGISTALRFGFAEDARLRNQTLHLNGLRLADMNSPYGDAIRVLQMSPTNQRLLMRLGVNLREIPDDAIQSGLACVRAELGRLVEGASGAAASPAVVARLLAEGHRVVSILSGANVDEGAYGL